In one window of Erwinia tasmaniensis Et1/99 DNA:
- the ilvL gene encoding ilv operon leader peptide, translating to MKALLRVVSLVLINVVVIIITPCGATLGERKA from the coding sequence ATGAAAGCCCTTCTACGAGTCGTCAGCCTGGTCCTAATTAACGTCGTCGTGATTATTATCACGCCGTGCGGGGCTACGCTCGGAGAAAGAAAGGCTTAA